In Thermodesulfobacteriota bacterium, the genomic window ATCGAAGAGCAGGAGGTCCCTCGGGACCCTTATCCCGTGCCTGGCCGCGATACGTATGTAGTCCTGGAAGAGGTCGCCGAGCCTCACGTGGCTGAGCGGCCTCCCGAAGTAATGGAGCGTCACGTCCCAGTACTCGCGCTTGAACGCGGCCTCGTCGACCTCCTCGGGCAGCACGCCCATCCCCAGGTACGTCTTTGTGAGGCCCTCGAAGTCTTCCTTCACCGAGCATATGAGCAGGTCCGCGAGCCCGGTCTGCATACGCGGCTCTATCCTGCCCACTATCCCGAAGTCCACGAGCGCCAGCCTGTCGTCGGCCTGAACGAATATGTTCCCCGGGTGGAGGTCGCCGTGGAAGTAGCCGAACTCGAAGACCTGCCGGAAGAAGACGTCGGTAAGGAGGCGGGCCACCTTCCTGGTGTCGATCCCGCTCTTCCCGAGCTCCTCCACCCTGTCCACCTTTATGCCGGATACCCTCTCCATGGTGAGGACCTTCTTCCCCGTGTAGTCCCAGAAGACCTTAGGCACCACGACCCTTGGGTCGTCGGAGAACTTTTTCCGGAACCGTTCCATGTGGCTCGCCTCGAGCGTGAAGTCCATTTCCCGGGTTATGGTCATCGCGAACTCCTCGATCGCGCCCACCGGGTCGTATACGCGGCTCTCGGGGAGATAGCGGACCATGCGCCTGGCGATGAACGAGAGTATGGCGATGTCCGTGGAGATGGTCTCCTCTATCCCCGGGCGTTGGACCTTTATGACCACCTCGTCTCCGGCCGTGGTCACGGCCCCGTGGACCTGCGCTATGGAGGCCGCCGCGACGGGCTCACGTTCGATCTTCGAGAATATCTCCC contains:
- a CDS encoding AarF/ABC1/UbiB kinase family protein, yielding MRHLKLHLAYKSVKRLRDIVASLVRHGFYPLMESLHLTPLISIPQRLMRWRAGREKEELSLAVRTRLVFEELGPTFIKFGQILSTRPDIAPGEFIDELLKLQDEVPPYPYEEVVSIVEDEFKRPVGEIFSKIEREPVAAASIAQVHGAVTTAGDEVVIKVQRPGIEETISTDIAILSFIARRMVRYLPESRVYDPVGAIEEFAMTITREMDFTLEASHMERFRKKFSDDPRVVVPKVFWDYTGKKVLTMERVSGIKVDRVEELGKSGIDTRKVARLLTDVFFRQVFEFGYFHGDLHPGNIFVQADDRLALVDFGIVGRIEPRMQTGLADLLICSVKEDFEGLTKTYLGMGVLPEEVDEAAFKREYWDVTLHYFGRPLSHVRLGDLFQDYIRIAARHGIRVPRDLLLFDKCLIELEGLTRLLHPDVNIMEECEPYAARLVKERVSPGTVVKEGVSTLGEYGELAGNLPEYTSRIMKKLMADRLAIEFVHRGLEEFIGEVDRSSNRVTFGIIMAAMVIGSSLIIAADAGPMMWGYPALGIFGFLLAGALGLWLAFLILKSGKF